Proteins from a single region of Chryseobacterium sp. W4I1:
- a CDS encoding phosphate ABC transporter permease, with product MNLKKSLFLILIGISSFLSAQKKTEKDIWPGTYFVNETNKEGTQTTTTDTLVIARIPDADPDKIPAKEESDLARWSMTSKRDGGKDKISVKRFLFDVKNNKDAYKEFGWTDLHKKGKISCIDGGHFFICQTLPNTTVTFGKDEKYFTKTGVFGIWLHYGVVELQKK from the coding sequence ATGAATCTTAAGAAAAGTTTATTTTTAATTCTGATTGGAATTTCATCTTTTTTATCTGCACAGAAAAAGACAGAAAAGGATATCTGGCCAGGAACTTATTTCGTTAATGAGACCAATAAAGAAGGGACACAAACCACGACTACGGATACTTTGGTTATTGCCAGAATTCCGGATGCTGATCCTGATAAAATTCCGGCTAAGGAAGAATCAGATTTAGCCCGATGGTCAATGACTTCAAAAAGAGACGGAGGTAAAGATAAAATAAGTGTTAAACGCTTTTTATTTGATGTTAAAAATAATAAAGATGCTTATAAGGAATTCGGCTGGACAGATCTTCATAAAAAGGGAAAAATAAGCTGTATTGATGGTGGACATTTCTTTATTTGCCAGACATTACCAAATACAACCGTCACTTTCGGGAAAGATGAAAAATATTTTACCAAAACAGGTGTTTTCGGAATCTGGCTGCATTACGGTGTTGTGGAATTGCAGAAGAAATAA
- a CDS encoding acyl transferase: MENIFSIQTNQDFLSAALATFRYQYENVEIYRKFVDFLNVNPDQVNSLINIPFLPIEMFKNHQILDKNANADLFFQSSGTTQMNLSKHYIADTNLYEESIYKSFEQFIGKPEDFIFLGLLPSYLEKQNSSLIYMVDYLMKKSAKPENGYFLYNHSELFELLNQLKNKKVILFGVSFALLDFLDSVESLKLSVSESQSLTVIETGGMKGRKEEMTKDELLKILQNGFKTEKIYSEYSMTELLSQAYSLGNNEYQCPNWMKIMIRNAEDPFSYEQEGRTGAVNIIDLANTHSCSFIATQDLGKTLPGDRFQVLGRIDHSDIRGCSLLVS, encoded by the coding sequence TTGGAAAATATATTCAGCATACAGACCAATCAGGATTTCCTGAGTGCAGCGTTGGCAACTTTTCGTTATCAGTATGAAAATGTTGAGATATATAGAAAGTTCGTGGATTTTTTAAATGTAAATCCGGACCAAGTTAACAGCCTGATAAATATTCCCTTCCTGCCGATAGAAATGTTTAAAAACCATCAGATCCTGGACAAAAATGCCAATGCTGATCTTTTTTTTCAGAGTTCAGGAACCACACAGATGAATCTTTCAAAACATTATATTGCAGATACCAATCTTTATGAAGAAAGTATCTATAAAAGTTTTGAGCAGTTTATAGGAAAGCCTGAAGATTTTATTTTCCTTGGATTGCTGCCAAGTTATCTGGAAAAACAGAATTCATCCCTGATCTATATGGTGGATTATTTGATGAAAAAATCCGCCAAACCGGAGAACGGGTATTTTCTGTACAATCATTCCGAGCTGTTTGAGCTTTTAAATCAATTAAAAAATAAAAAAGTCATTCTTTTCGGAGTGTCTTTTGCCCTGCTTGACTTTCTGGATTCCGTTGAATCTCTTAAGCTGTCTGTTTCTGAATCCCAAAGTCTTACCGTCATTGAAACCGGTGGAATGAAAGGAAGAAAAGAGGAAATGACCAAAGATGAGCTCCTGAAAATTCTTCAGAACGGTTTTAAAACTGAGAAAATCTATTCAGAATATTCTATGACGGAACTGCTTTCGCAGGCTTATTCCCTTGGAAATAATGAATATCAATGTCCAAACTGGATGAAAATTATGATCCGGAATGCAGAAGATCCTTTTTCCTATGAACAAGAGGGGAGAACCGGAGCAGTTAATATTATAGATCTGGCCAATACTCATTCATGTTCCTTTATTGCCACTCAGGATTTGGGTAAAACTCTTCCGGGAGACCGGTTTCAGGTGTTGGGAAGAATTGATCACTCTGATATCCGAGGATGCAGTTTATTGGTTTCTTAA
- a CDS encoding UDP-2,3-diacylglucosamine diphosphatase translates to MLKTIINLEPGKKVYFASDQHFGAPTPKESKVREEKFIRWMDEIKEDAQVLFLMGDLFDFWHEWKHVIPKGYVRVLGKIAELKDRGIHIYFFVGNHDLWMKDYLEEEIGCTVFYKKQYFEMGGKQFLLAHGDGLGPGDKGYKRMKKLFTNPVAQWFFKWLHPDIAMKVALYLSQKNKMISGDEDKAFLGEDKEFLIIYSKEKLKTQEIDYFIYGHRHLPMVLEMGQDSKYINLGDWISYFTYGVFEKDFELKTFADGTKKNYP, encoded by the coding sequence GTGTTAAAAACAATCATTAATTTAGAACCTGGAAAAAAAGTATATTTCGCTTCAGACCAGCATTTTGGAGCTCCTACTCCTAAGGAGAGCAAGGTGCGGGAAGAGAAATTTATCCGCTGGATGGACGAGATCAAGGAAGACGCCCAGGTATTGTTTTTAATGGGTGACCTTTTTGATTTCTGGCATGAATGGAAACACGTCATTCCTAAAGGATATGTACGTGTTCTAGGGAAAATAGCAGAACTGAAAGACCGGGGAATTCACATCTATTTTTTTGTTGGAAATCATGATCTGTGGATGAAGGACTATCTTGAAGAAGAAATAGGCTGCACCGTTTTTTACAAAAAGCAGTATTTCGAAATGGGCGGAAAACAGTTTCTGTTAGCGCACGGAGACGGTCTCGGACCTGGTGATAAAGGCTACAAGAGAATGAAAAAACTCTTTACCAATCCTGTAGCACAGTGGTTTTTTAAGTGGCTTCATCCCGATATTGCCATGAAAGTGGCACTTTATCTTTCCCAGAAAAACAAGATGATTTCCGGGGATGAGGACAAAGCTTTTTTAGGAGAAGATAAAGAGTTTCTCATCATCTACTCAAAAGAAAAACTGAAAACCCAGGAGATAGATTATTTTATCTACGGCCACCGCCACCTTCCTATGGTGCTGGAAATGGGTCAGGATTCAAAATACATCAACCTCGGAGACTGGATTTCTTATTTTACCTACGGTGTTTTTGAAAAAGATTTTGAGTTGAAAACATTTGCAGACGGCACAAAAAAAAATTACCCCTGA
- the queD gene encoding 6-carboxytetrahydropterin synthase QueD — protein sequence MIRITKIFTFETAHVLYNYDGKCKNMHGHSYKLFVTVKGKVINDLENSKNGMVVDFGDIKSIVKSEIVDLWDHAVLVNALSPHKELGEDLENKGHKVIYCSFQPTCENMLYAIAAKIKSKLPAEVSLAYLKLHETENSYGEWFAEDNK from the coding sequence ATGATACGTATTACAAAAATTTTCACATTCGAGACAGCCCACGTGCTGTACAACTATGATGGAAAATGTAAAAATATGCACGGGCATTCCTATAAACTGTTTGTAACGGTAAAAGGAAAAGTGATTAATGATTTGGAGAATTCCAAAAACGGGATGGTAGTGGATTTTGGAGATATAAAAAGTATCGTAAAATCTGAAATTGTAGACCTTTGGGATCATGCAGTTCTTGTAAATGCGTTATCTCCTCATAAGGAACTGGGTGAAGACCTGGAAAATAAAGGACACAAAGTGATCTACTGCAGCTTCCAGCCAACCTGCGAAAATATGCTGTATGCTATTGCTGCAAAAATAAAATCAAAACTTCCGGCTGAGGTTTCGCTGGCCTATTTAAAGCTTCACGAAACGGAAAATTCCTATGGAGAATGGTTCGCAGAAGATAATAAATAA